The following proteins come from a genomic window of Deltaproteobacteria bacterium GWA2_45_12:
- a CDS encoding 50S ribosomal protein L10, which translates to MNREQKAIEIENLKAKFLKSQLTIVADYKGMTVDAINQLRRKLEEKQSSLKVIKNRLAKIAVKGTPSEFLAQYFIGTTAVATSELDPTGPAKVIVEFSKNNELIKFKGAVMGSQAMSSEQIKTLASLPSKEELIAKAMGSMLAPARNWVCVLAQIPRQVVNVLAAIRDQKEKSS; encoded by the coding sequence ATGAATCGTGAACAAAAAGCCATTGAAATTGAAAATCTTAAAGCAAAATTTTTAAAGTCACAGTTAACCATTGTTGCAGATTACAAAGGCATGACTGTGGATGCCATTAATCAATTGCGTCGCAAGCTTGAGGAAAAGCAATCATCTCTAAAGGTGATTAAAAATCGTTTGGCTAAAATAGCTGTAAAGGGCACGCCCTCTGAGTTTTTGGCGCAATATTTTATCGGCACCACGGCTGTGGCAACCAGTGAGCTTGATCCAACGGGTCCGGCAAAAGTGATTGTTGAATTTTCAAAAAATAACGAATTGATCAAATTTAAAGGAGCGGTCATGGGGTCTCAGGCGATGAGTTCTGAGCAAATCAAGACCTTGGCTTCGCTTCCTTCAAAAGAAGAGCTTATTGCAAAAGCGATGGGTTCCATGTTGGCTCCTGCACGGAATTGGGTGTGTGTGTTGGCTCAAATTCCACGCCAGGTGGTCAATGTGTTGGCGGCTATTCGCGATCAAAAGGAGAAATCATCGTAA